The Ectothiorhodospiraceae bacterium 2226 region CGTGCAACAGGCCCGACAACTACTCACCCCCACCGCCTGAGACCTCTGCCGCTGCCCAGCGCCAAACGTCGCCTTCCGGCGACAACTCGGCGCGCGGGCAAAAAAAAAGCGCGGCGAGGGGCGCCGCGCAAAGTTCACCCAGGGGGGGTGAGGGAGGAACGTAATTCTTTAGATCGAGTTCGGCAGTGCCTTACAGGCCGCCACCGCCCATGCCGGGCTCGCCGCCGGGCTCACCGCCAGGCTCCGTGCCGGGCTCACCGCCGACGCCGGGGTCATCCATGCCAGGGGTGGTCGGCTCCTCGCCCACGCCGGGCGCGGCGCCATCCTGCTCTTCCATGAACTGCGCGAACTCGGACTCGTCGATCACGCCGTCCTGATTGCGGTCGATCTCATCGAACTGCTGAGACAGTTGCGGATCGGCCTGAGCCTCTTCGCGGGTGATCTCTCCCGTGCCGGCCTGATCCAGCTGCTCAAAGCGGTCGCGGTCCTCCCCGGTCAGCTCAGCGGTCCCCTCGCCGTTCATGCCGACGCCGGGCTCCGCCATGCCGGGCTGATCCATGCCAGCCCCCGCACCTGCGCCCGGATCTTCGCCGCCCATGCCCGCCGCCATCGAAGCGCCGGAAAACATCGAGAGCGCCAGTACCAGCGCAGCCTTGTCCTTAAATGCCATGTTCGTGCCTCCTTGAATTTCTGTAGTCGTAAATCGTGGGCCTTCTTGGCCGACGTGGTCAGGAGAGCAATCGCCGTGCCAGTACGAACATCGAGCCGGGAAGTCAATCACATAGAGCACACTCACGGGATTGGGCGCCCGCCAGAGCGTGGCGGCGGCGCGGATTTCGTCGCCGCCACGCAACATCTACCGCTTTCCCGACCGCGCGGCCTGCGCCCCTGCCCAGCGGCGACGCCCGTCGGTCGGTTGTCAATGTGCGCCGCACCCCCATATGCGCCTAAGTCCGCGATTGAGTGCGATATCGACCGCGCGACGTATCCTGCAGCCCGGCTCTTCCCAACCCTGCGGAGCGTCCCGGGATCACGACACCGCGCGCGCCCCGCAGCGCCGCGACACCCGTCAACTACCGCGGCATTGGCGTAGGCGCTAAACTACGCCGTTTTCCCGCATCGGCACCGCATGGACGACAACGACCCCACCACCCTCGCGCCCCAACTGCCGCGCGCCCCCGGCGACGTTGTTCGTTGGGGGCAGCTGTATGGCAGCGCGGCGGCACTCGCCCTGGCCGAGGCGGCCCGCCGACTCGCCGCGCCCCTGCTGGTTATCGCGCCGGATGCCGCGGCCGCCCAGAGCCTGGAGCAGGAGGTACGCTTCTATGCCGGCGACTGCTGCCCCACGCTCGCCTTTCCGGACTGGGAGACGCTGCCCTACGACGTGTTCTCGCCGCACCAGGACATCATCTCGGAGCGGCTCGCGACGCTATACCGCCTGCCGACGCTGACGCGCGGTCTGCTGGTCATTCCCGTCTCCACGCTTATGCAGCGCCTGCCGCCGCGCCAGTACCTCGAGGCGCACAGCCTGGTGCTGGACGTGGGTCAGCGCCTCGACCTGGAGGACTTGCGCCAGCGGCTGGAGAACAGCGGCTACCGCTGTGTCTCGCAGGTCATGGAACACGGCGAGTTCGCCGTGCGCGGCAGCCTGATCGATCTGTACCCGATGGGCGCGCCCCTGCCCTACCGCATTGAGCTGTTCGACGACGAGGTGGAAACCCTGCGCACCTTCGACCCGGAGACGCAGCGCTCGGCCGACAAGGTCACGCAGGCTCGGCTGTTGCCGGCGCGGGAGTTCCCCCTGGACGAGGGGGCCATCAACCGCTTCCGGGCCGCCTACCGCACCCGCTTCGAAGGCGATCCCCAGCGGTCTCTTATTTATAGGGAGGTAAGTCAGGGCAACGCGCCGGCGGGTATCGAGTACTACCTACCGCTGTTCTTCGATGCCACCGCCACCTTGTTCGACTACCTGCCGACCGGGACGGTCGCGGTCACGGTCGAGGACGTGCATGGGGCGGCCGAAACCTACTGGGAGGAGATCGCCCACCGGTACGAGCAGCGCCGCCACGACACCCAACGCCCGCTGTTGCCGCCGCTGGACATGTTTCTGCCGACCGATCAGTTGTTCGGCGCGCTGCGCGCGTTCGCGCGCGTCGAATCGCAGCGCTTCGAGCAGGCTGCCGGTGCCGGACGCAGTAATCTCGCCACCCAGCACCCCCCGCCGCTGGCCATCGATGCGCGCGCCACCCGGCCGGCCGCGCGATTGCAGAGCTTCCTCGCGGAGTTCCCCGGTCGCGTCCTGTTCGCCGCAGAGACAGCGGGCCGGCGCGAAAGCCTGCTGGAACTGCTGCGCGGGATCGACGTGACGCCGACCCTCGTCGAGGATTGGCGCGCGTTTGCCACGGGGGACGCGCACTGCGCCATTACCGTCGCCCCGCTGGAACAGGGCCTGGTGCTCGAGCATCCGCCCATTGCGGTGGTGACCGAGGCGCAGTTGTTCGGCGAACGGGTGCTACAACGTCGGCGCCGGCGCGGCCGCTCACGCGACAGCGAGCAGGTGGTGCGCAGCCTGGCCGAGCTGACCGAAGGCGCGCCGGTCGTGCACGAGGATCACGGCGTCGGCCGCTACCTGGGCCTCCAGACCTTGGACGTCGGCGGCGTCACCACCGAGTTTCTGACGCTGGAGTATGCGGGCGGCGACAAGCTGTACGTGCCGGTGTCCTCGCTGCACCTCATCAGTCGCTATGCGGGGGCGGCGCCGGAGAGCGCGCCGCTGCACAAGCTCGGCAGCGGCCAATGGGAAAAGGCCAAGCGCCGTGCATCGGAGCGCGTGCGCGACGTGGCCGCCGAACTGCTGGACATCTACGCCCGCCGGGCGGCGCGCCAGGGGCATGCGGCCAAGCTGGACGACGGGCAGTACGCCGCCTTCGCCGCCGGCTTCCCCTTCGAAGAGACCCCCGACCAACAGGCGGCCATCGATGCGGTGCTGGAGGACATGCGCGCGCCGCGTCCGATGGACCGCCTGGTGTGCGGCGACGTGGGCTTCGGCAAGACCGAAGTGGCGATGCGCGCGGCGTTCGTCGCCGTGCAGGACGGGCGCCAGGTGGCGGTGTTGGTGCCGACCACCCTGCTCGTCCAGCAACATACCCAGACCTTCCGCGACCGCTTCGCGGACTGGCCGGTGCGCGTGGAAGGGCTGTCGCGATTTCGCTCCAAGAAGGAACAGGAGGCGGTGGTCAGTGCCGTCACCGACGGTACGGTGGACATCGTCATCGGTACCCACAAGCTCCTGCAGGAGGACATCCGCTTCAAGCGCCTGGGGCTGGTGATCATCGACGAGGAGCACCGCTTCGGGGTGCGCCAGAAGGAGCGCTTCAAGTCGCTGCGTGCCGAGGTGGACGTGCTTACGC contains the following coding sequences:
- a CDS encoding EF-hand domain-containing protein encodes the protein MAFKDKAALVLALSMFSGASMAAGMGGEDPGAGAGAGMDQPGMAEPGVGMNGEGTAELTGEDRDRFEQLDQAGTGEITREEAQADPQLSQQFDEIDRNQDGVIDESEFAQFMEEQDGAAPGVGEEPTTPGMDDPGVGGEPGTEPGGEPGGEPGMGGGGL
- the mfd gene encoding transcription-repair coupling factor; amino-acid sequence: MDDNDPTTLAPQLPRAPGDVVRWGQLYGSAAALALAEAARRLAAPLLVIAPDAAAAQSLEQEVRFYAGDCCPTLAFPDWETLPYDVFSPHQDIISERLATLYRLPTLTRGLLVIPVSTLMQRLPPRQYLEAHSLVLDVGQRLDLEDLRQRLENSGYRCVSQVMEHGEFAVRGSLIDLYPMGAPLPYRIELFDDEVETLRTFDPETQRSADKVTQARLLPAREFPLDEGAINRFRAAYRTRFEGDPQRSLIYREVSQGNAPAGIEYYLPLFFDATATLFDYLPTGTVAVTVEDVHGAAETYWEEIAHRYEQRRHDTQRPLLPPLDMFLPTDQLFGALRAFARVESQRFEQAAGAGRSNLATQHPPPLAIDARATRPAARLQSFLAEFPGRVLFAAETAGRRESLLELLRGIDVTPTLVEDWRAFATGDAHCAITVAPLEQGLVLEHPPIAVVTEAQLFGERVLQRRRRRGRSRDSEQVVRSLAELTEGAPVVHEDHGVGRYLGLQTLDVGGVTTEFLTLEYAGGDKLYVPVSSLHLISRYAGAAPESAPLHKLGSGQWEKAKRRASERVRDVAAELLDIYARRAARQGHAAKLDDGQYAAFAAGFPFEETPDQQAAIDAVLEDMRAPRPMDRLVCGDVGFGKTEVAMRAAFVAVQDGRQVAVLVPTTLLVQQHTQTFRDRFADWPVRVEGLSRFRSKKEQEAVVSAVTDGTVDIVIGTHKLLQEDIRFKRLGLVIIDEEHRFGVRQKERFKSLRAEVDVLTLTATPIPRTLNMALASLRDLSVIATAPARRLAVKTFVHEWNDNLIQEACLREVKRGGQVYFLHNDVETIERQARELEALVPQARVAVAHGQMRERELERVMSDFYHHRYNVLVCTTIIETGIDVPSANTIVINRADRFGLAQLYQLRGRVGRSHHRAYAYLVVPPQKRMTPDAVKRLEAIEAIEELGTGFTLATHDLEIRGAGELLGDEQSGQMHEIGFNLYSELLERAVQALKAGRQPELDRPLDHGAEIDLHLPALIPEDYLPDVHTRLVMYKRIASAKDADELRELQVEMIDRFGLLPDPTRRLFEVTQLKLKATPLGIEKIDVGPQGGRVLFRDEPNVDPVAIINLIQGQPKIYKLDGGNKLRLVAPLPDAEARIRALDDLLQTLGARDAA